The following are encoded in a window of Paraburkholderia sp. HP33-1 genomic DNA:
- a CDS encoding aldehyde dehydrogenase family protein, translating to MNPFDLKALGIDIEYPYRQRYENYIGGKWVPPVAGDYFDNVSPINGQPFCRVPRSSAADIDLAIDAAHAARRKWAKTSVTERSNLLLAVAERMEKNLKLLAVAESIDNGKPLRETMAADLPLAVDHFRYFAGCIRAQEGSISEIDDNTVAYHFHEPVGVVGQIIPWNFPLLMAAWKLAPALAAGCCVVMKPAEQTPASILVLIELIGDLFPAGVVNIVSGFGKEAGEALATSKRIAKIAFTGSTPVGKRILHAAAENLIPSTVELGGKSPNIFFADVLDRDDAFLDKALEGLAMFALNQGEVCTCPSRVLVQESIYERFIEKAIARVERIKAGHPLNLETMIGAQASQQQLDKILSYIDIGRNEGAQCLVGGERTTPGAGLGEGFYVKPTMLFGNNDMRVFQEEIFGPVASVMTFKNEQQAIELANDTYYGLGAGVWTRDGTRAYRMGREIEAGRVWTNCYHLYPAHAAFGGYKQSGIGRETHKMALSNYQQTKCLLVSYQAEALGFF from the coding sequence ATGAATCCATTTGACCTGAAAGCCCTCGGCATCGACATCGAGTATCCCTATCGCCAGCGTTACGAAAACTACATCGGCGGCAAGTGGGTGCCGCCGGTCGCCGGCGACTATTTCGACAACGTGTCGCCGATCAACGGACAGCCGTTCTGTCGCGTGCCGCGTTCGAGCGCCGCCGACATCGACCTCGCCATTGACGCCGCGCACGCGGCGCGCCGCAAATGGGCGAAGACGTCGGTCACGGAACGCTCGAACCTGCTGCTCGCGGTGGCTGAGCGGATGGAGAAGAACCTGAAGCTGCTCGCTGTCGCCGAGTCGATCGACAACGGCAAGCCGCTGCGCGAAACGATGGCCGCGGACCTGCCGCTCGCCGTCGATCATTTCCGCTATTTCGCGGGCTGCATCCGCGCCCAGGAAGGCAGTATCTCGGAGATCGACGACAACACGGTCGCCTATCACTTTCACGAGCCGGTCGGCGTGGTCGGGCAGATCATTCCGTGGAATTTCCCGCTGCTGATGGCCGCATGGAAGCTCGCGCCCGCACTCGCGGCCGGCTGCTGCGTCGTGATGAAGCCCGCCGAACAGACGCCGGCTTCGATACTCGTGCTGATCGAACTGATCGGCGACCTGTTCCCGGCAGGGGTCGTCAACATCGTCAGCGGCTTCGGCAAGGAAGCGGGCGAAGCGCTTGCCACAAGTAAGCGCATCGCGAAGATCGCGTTCACCGGCTCGACGCCGGTCGGCAAGCGCATCCTGCACGCGGCGGCGGAGAACCTGATTCCGTCGACGGTCGAACTCGGCGGCAAGAGCCCGAACATCTTCTTCGCCGACGTGCTCGATCGCGACGACGCGTTCCTCGACAAGGCGCTCGAAGGTCTCGCGATGTTTGCGCTGAATCAGGGCGAAGTGTGCACGTGCCCGTCGCGCGTGCTGGTTCAGGAGTCGATTTACGAGCGCTTCATCGAGAAAGCGATTGCCCGCGTGGAGCGCATCAAGGCCGGTCACCCGCTGAATCTGGAAACGATGATCGGCGCGCAGGCGTCGCAACAGCAGCTCGACAAGATCCTGTCGTATATCGACATCGGCCGCAATGAAGGAGCGCAGTGCCTCGTCGGCGGCGAGCGCACCACGCCCGGCGCCGGACTCGGCGAGGGCTTCTACGTGAAGCCGACCATGCTGTTCGGCAACAACGATATGCGCGTGTTCCAGGAGGAGATTTTCGGGCCGGTCGCTTCGGTGATGACGTTCAAGAACGAACAGCAAGCGATCGAACTCGCGAACGACACGTACTATGGCCTCGGCGCCGGCGTGTGGACGCGCGACGGCACGCGCGCCTACAGAATGGGCCGCGAGATCGAGGCGGGACGCGTGTGGACCAACTGCTACCACCTGTATCCGGCACATGCGGCCTTCGGCGGCTACAAGCAGTCGGGGATCGGGCGCGAAACGCACAAGATGGCGTTGTCGAACTATCAGCAAACGAAGTGTCTGCTGGTGAGCTACCAGGCGGAGGCGCTGGGGTTCTTCTAA
- a CDS encoding sigma-54-dependent Fis family transcriptional regulator, giving the protein MRDDVHPLSHAAANRSNGWPAPAIQKAHERSETFGLRASFRPDYDILSDTGLALKREQNQTLCAHAMPVMETLREQIVNTQSMIVLTNAEGLILHSIGDDDFLHRAEKVALRPGANWAEDRQGTNAIGTSLAEGCAMVVHGDQHYLAANRFLTCSSVPILDPYGDLIGVLDVTGDHRSYHQHTMALAKMSVQMIENHLFSTAFRDVLQVSFHGRPEFLGTLMEGIIAFTDDGRFLSANRSAQFQLGLSLAALRAHTLSSLFQITCAQLIDRLTHGVAPHVMLNLHNGAVVCARAQFRRTSFGQGRGVVDVQGAAASHPVRANARRPAAGLSRLSDLDTGDARVAALITKVRKVLGKDIPILITGETGTGKELLAQAIHNDSPRRDGPFVAVNCASIPESLIESELFGYDEGAFTGARRKGAIGKLMQANGGTLFLDEIGDMPYSLQVRLLRVLQEREVTPLGAARAVPVDVSVICATHRNLREMIAQKLFREDLYYRINGLAVRLPSLSERSDLAVVVEKMLQRESVESGRGRALSVAPDVKAAFGRHAWPGNCRQLANLLRTAAAMVEEDGEIRWEHLPDDFLDDVRGAGGGGGSGEASAHDGERLQDVAASVVAMTLARYGGNVSAAARALGVSRNTIYRRMPAAERGGAADED; this is encoded by the coding sequence ATGCGCGACGACGTTCATCCGCTCAGCCATGCCGCTGCCAACCGCTCCAATGGCTGGCCCGCGCCGGCCATCCAGAAAGCCCACGAACGCTCCGAGACATTCGGCCTGCGCGCATCGTTCCGGCCGGATTACGACATCCTCTCCGACACGGGCCTCGCGCTGAAGCGCGAACAGAACCAGACGCTGTGCGCGCATGCAATGCCGGTCATGGAGACGCTGCGCGAGCAGATCGTCAACACGCAAAGCATGATCGTGCTGACCAACGCCGAAGGCTTGATCCTGCATTCGATCGGCGATGACGATTTCCTGCATCGCGCCGAAAAAGTGGCGCTGCGGCCCGGCGCGAACTGGGCCGAGGATCGCCAGGGCACCAACGCGATCGGCACCTCGCTCGCCGAGGGCTGCGCGATGGTCGTTCATGGCGACCAGCACTATCTGGCGGCGAACCGCTTCCTGACCTGTTCGAGTGTGCCGATTCTCGATCCGTATGGCGATCTGATCGGCGTGCTCGACGTGACCGGCGACCACCGCAGCTATCACCAGCACACGATGGCGCTGGCGAAGATGTCGGTGCAGATGATCGAAAACCATCTGTTCTCGACCGCGTTTCGCGACGTGCTGCAAGTGTCCTTCCACGGAAGGCCCGAGTTCCTCGGCACGCTGATGGAAGGGATCATTGCGTTCACGGACGATGGCCGCTTTCTGTCTGCGAATCGAAGCGCGCAGTTTCAGCTCGGCTTGTCCCTTGCCGCGCTGCGCGCGCATACGCTTTCGTCGTTGTTTCAGATCACATGTGCGCAACTGATCGACCGTTTGACGCACGGCGTCGCGCCGCACGTGATGCTGAATCTGCACAACGGCGCGGTGGTTTGCGCGCGTGCGCAGTTCAGGCGGACGTCATTTGGGCAGGGGCGTGGGGTGGTCGATGTACAGGGTGCCGCCGCATCGCATCCGGTGCGTGCGAATGCGCGTCGGCCGGCTGCGGGACTGTCGCGGCTCAGCGATCTCGACACCGGCGATGCGCGCGTGGCCGCGCTGATCACCAAGGTTCGCAAGGTGCTCGGCAAGGACATTCCGATTCTGATCACCGGCGAGACCGGCACCGGCAAGGAGTTGCTCGCGCAGGCGATTCACAACGATTCGCCGCGCCGCGACGGTCCCTTCGTCGCGGTCAACTGCGCGTCGATTCCGGAGTCGCTGATCGAATCTGAGCTGTTCGGTTATGACGAGGGTGCGTTCACCGGCGCGCGGCGCAAAGGGGCGATCGGCAAGCTCATGCAGGCGAATGGGGGCACGCTGTTTCTCGATGAGATCGGTGACATGCCGTATTCGCTGCAGGTGCGATTGCTGCGCGTTTTGCAGGAGCGGGAGGTGACGCCGCTTGGGGCGGCGAGAGCAGTTCCTGTTGATGTGTCGGTTATTTGTGCGACACATCGAAACCTCCGGGAGATGATTGCGCAGAAGCTGTTTCGTGAGGATCTTTACTATCGGATCAATGGGCTTGCGGTTCGGTTGCCGTCGTTGAGCGAGCGGAGCGATCTCGCGGTCGTGGTTGAGAAGATGTTGCAGCGGGAATCAGTTGAAAGCGGGAGAGGGCGGGCGCTTAGCGTTGCGCCGGATGTGAAGGCGGCGTTCGGGCGACATGCGTGGCCGGGCAACTGCCGGCAACTCGCCAACCTGCTGCGCACTGCGGCGGCGATGGTGGAGGAGGATGGAGAGATCCGGTGGGAGCATTTGCCGGATGATTTTCTGGATGATGTCCGTGGCGCGGGTGGTGGCGGTGGCAGTGGTGAGGCTTCGGCGCATGACGGCGAGCGGCTGCAGGATGTCGCCGCCTCGGTGGTCGCAATGACGCTGGCGCGATATGGCGGCAACGTGTCGGCGGCGGCGCGTGCGCTTGGGGTGTCGCGCAACACCATCTATCGCAGGATGCCGGCGGCGGAGCGGGGCGGGGCAGCGGACGAGGACTGA
- a CDS encoding DUF2182 domain-containing protein, which yields MLQRSRLFAPLFVALTTSAWIALWMWDAGPYARYLRHTSWAEMPLVGAICREVPGASLTLAALLHSVAWLLMIAAMMLPTAFPLFDTFRRMTSGREIQGTLMALLIAGYATAWALFGLAAHGFDAALHRVADQSPTLLGDGWLIGAAIIALAGAWQFSSLKHRCLDKCRSPLMFIAEHWRGRSARRESFLLGISHGAFCIGCCWALMLLMFAVGTGSVGWMLALGAIMAVEKNFRWGRSIGTPLGVALLAWSAWIVLRHALMV from the coding sequence ATGCTCCAGCGCTCGCGGCTTTTCGCGCCGCTCTTCGTCGCATTGACGACCAGCGCGTGGATCGCGTTATGGATGTGGGACGCGGGACCCTATGCACGCTATCTGCGTCACACGAGCTGGGCCGAAATGCCGCTCGTCGGCGCGATATGCCGCGAGGTGCCCGGCGCGAGTCTCACGCTGGCGGCGTTGCTGCACAGCGTCGCATGGCTCCTGATGATCGCGGCGATGATGCTGCCGACCGCCTTCCCGCTCTTCGATACCTTCAGGCGAATGACGAGCGGGCGCGAAATCCAGGGCACGCTGATGGCGTTGCTAATCGCCGGTTACGCGACGGCCTGGGCGCTGTTCGGCCTCGCCGCGCACGGCTTCGACGCGGCGCTCCATCGCGTTGCAGACCAATCGCCGACGTTGCTCGGGGATGGCTGGCTGATCGGCGCTGCGATCATCGCGCTCGCAGGCGCCTGGCAGTTCAGCAGCCTGAAACATCGATGCCTCGACAAATGCCGCTCGCCGCTGATGTTCATCGCAGAGCATTGGCGCGGCAGGAGCGCGCGCCGCGAGAGCTTTCTGCTCGGCATCAGTCACGGCGCGTTCTGCATCGGCTGCTGCTGGGCGCTGATGCTGCTCATGTTCGCGGTTGGCACCGGGAGCGTCGGCTGGATGCTGGCGCTTGGCGCGATCATGGCGGTCGAGAAGAATTTCCGCTGGGGCCGCTCCATCGGCACGCCGCTCGGCGTTGCGTTGCTCGCGTGGTCCGCGTGGATCGTCCTGCGGCACGCCCTCATGGTCTGA
- a CDS encoding DUF1326 domain-containing protein, protein MSYQLMGSILEVCECKVLCPCWIGEDPDNGICRSALAYHYETGTIDGVDVSGLTVAFAAFIPGNVLKGGWRVAMFVDERASDAQFDALVSAHSGERGGPLADLVKLIGEVVSVERASIEYTVVDGKGRMKVGEVIEADVEPYRGPTGEPTKLVESIFSTIPGSPAFVGKANSFRLRHEKLNLDLALTGHNAIQGSFSFAS, encoded by the coding sequence ATGAGCTATCAACTGATGGGCAGCATCCTCGAAGTGTGCGAGTGCAAAGTGCTATGTCCGTGCTGGATTGGAGAAGATCCCGATAACGGCATTTGCCGCAGCGCGCTTGCTTACCACTACGAGACAGGCACGATCGACGGCGTCGATGTGTCTGGCTTGACGGTCGCGTTCGCGGCATTCATTCCGGGCAATGTGCTCAAAGGCGGCTGGCGCGTCGCGATGTTCGTCGACGAGCGCGCGAGCGATGCGCAATTCGACGCCTTGGTTAGCGCGCACAGTGGCGAGCGCGGCGGACCGCTCGCGGATCTCGTGAAGTTGATTGGCGAAGTCGTGTCCGTAGAACGCGCATCGATTGAATACACGGTCGTCGACGGCAAGGGCAGGATGAAAGTCGGCGAAGTGATCGAGGCCGACGTGGAGCCCTATCGCGGCCCGACCGGCGAGCCGACCAAACTGGTCGAAAGCATCTTTTCGACGATACCGGGATCCCCTGCGTTCGTCGGCAAAGCGAACTCATTTCGCCTGCGCCACGAAAAGCTCAATCTCGATCTCGCATTGACGGGACATAACGCGATTCAGGGATCGTTCAGCTTCGCGTCGTGA
- a CDS encoding MFS transporter produces the protein MASPADPLHHPGAGAPPSTFEEATYRKVTWRLAPLLMLCYIVAYLDRVNVGFAKLGMSTDLGLSDAVYGFGAGIFFIGYFIFEVPSNVILHKVGARVWIARIMISWGVISMLTMLVTTPTMFYVMRFLLGLAEAGFFPGIILYLTYWYPAHRRGRMTTWFMTAIALSGVIGGPVSGFILKNFNGVNGWHGWQWLFLLEGVPSVLVGIIVFVTLDDRISKAKWLTREEQQLLESQVSAEEAAKHDMPIREVFTSARVLMLSLTYFSFVMGLYGVSFWLPTIIKSTGVTDAFLIGLLSAVPFAAAVVAMVLVARSADRTRERRWHIALPAFLGAVGLVLSVVWTHNTLLAMTGLTLATMGILTTLPLFWSLPTAILAGTGAAAGIAMINSIGNLAGFLSPYAVGWLKQVTAANDSGMYMLAAFMVLGGLLAISVPARMVNK, from the coding sequence ATGGCTAGTCCGGCAGATCCGCTCCACCATCCTGGCGCTGGCGCGCCACCTTCCACGTTCGAAGAGGCGACCTACCGCAAGGTCACGTGGCGGCTCGCGCCGCTATTGATGCTCTGCTACATCGTCGCGTATCTGGACCGCGTGAACGTCGGCTTCGCGAAACTGGGGATGAGCACCGACCTCGGCTTGAGCGATGCCGTATACGGCTTTGGCGCAGGAATCTTCTTTATCGGCTATTTCATTTTCGAAGTGCCGAGCAATGTAATCCTGCACAAGGTCGGCGCGCGTGTGTGGATCGCGCGGATCATGATTTCGTGGGGCGTGATCTCGATGCTGACGATGCTGGTCACCACGCCGACGATGTTTTATGTGATGCGCTTTCTGCTCGGGCTTGCCGAGGCAGGGTTCTTTCCTGGGATCATCTTGTATCTCACCTACTGGTATCCGGCGCATCGGCGTGGACGCATGACGACGTGGTTTATGACGGCGATTGCGTTGTCCGGTGTGATTGGTGGGCCGGTGTCGGGTTTTATCCTGAAGAACTTTAACGGCGTGAATGGGTGGCATGGGTGGCAGTGGCTGTTCCTGCTTGAAGGGGTGCCGTCGGTGCTGGTTGGGATCATCGTGTTTGTGACACTCGATGATCGGATTTCGAAGGCGAAATGGCTGACTCGTGAAGAGCAGCAATTGCTCGAGAGTCAGGTGTCGGCGGAAGAAGCGGCCAAGCACGACATGCCGATTCGTGAGGTGTTCACTAGCGCACGGGTGTTGATGTTGAGTCTTACCTACTTCTCGTTTGTGATGGGGCTTTATGGGGTGAGCTTCTGGTTGCCCACGATTATCAAATCGACCGGCGTCACCGATGCGTTTTTGATCGGGTTGCTGTCGGCGGTGCCGTTTGCGGCGGCGGTGGTCGCGATGGTGTTGGTGGCGCGCAGTGCGGATCGCACCAGAGAGCGGCGCTGGCATATTGCGTTGCCTGCGTTTTTGGGGGCGGTGGGGTTGGTGCTTTCCGTCGTTTGGACGCATAACACCTTGCTCGCTATGACCGGCCTGACGCTGGCCACGATGGGCATCCTCACTACTTTGCCGTTGTTCTGGAGTTTACCTACGGCGATTCTCGCGGGCACCGGCGCCGCTGCCGGGATTGCGATGATTAATTCGATTGGCAACCTTGCCGGTTTCCTGAGTCCTTATGCCGTGGGTTGGTTGAAACAGGTTACTGCGGCGAACGACTCCGGCATGTATATGCTCGCGGCCTTCATGGTGCTCGGCGGCCTGCTCGCTATTAGTGTGCCGGCGAGGATGGTCAATAAGTGA
- a CDS encoding SDR family oxidoreductase has translation MRLTGKTAIVTGGGSGFGEGIAKTFAREGANVVVNDLNGPAAERVASEIAIAGGKAIAVPGNVAQRDDWHALREAALGDFGSVQIVVNNAGTTHRNKPVLEVTEAEFDRVYAVNVKSIYWSVQEFVPYFREQGGGSFINIASTAGVRPRPGLVWYNGSKGAVIIASKSLAVELGPERIRVNCVNPVIGETALLSEFMGVEDTPQNRQKFLAGIPLGRFSTPQDVANAALYLASDEAEFITGVCLEVDGGRCV, from the coding sequence ATGCGGTTGACAGGTAAAACGGCCATCGTCACGGGCGGCGGTTCGGGTTTCGGCGAAGGCATCGCGAAGACGTTTGCGCGTGAAGGCGCGAACGTCGTGGTGAACGACCTCAACGGGCCGGCCGCCGAACGCGTCGCCAGTGAGATCGCGATCGCGGGCGGCAAGGCGATCGCGGTGCCCGGCAACGTCGCGCAACGCGACGACTGGCACGCGCTGCGCGAGGCCGCGCTCGGCGATTTCGGCAGCGTGCAGATCGTCGTGAACAACGCCGGCACCACGCATCGCAACAAGCCGGTGCTCGAAGTCACCGAGGCCGAGTTCGACCGCGTCTACGCGGTGAACGTGAAAAGCATCTACTGGAGCGTGCAGGAGTTCGTGCCGTATTTTCGCGAGCAAGGCGGTGGCAGCTTCATCAATATCGCGTCGACGGCGGGCGTGCGGCCGCGGCCGGGACTCGTCTGGTACAACGGCAGCAAGGGCGCGGTGATCATCGCGAGCAAGTCGCTCGCGGTCGAACTCGGGCCGGAGCGCATTCGCGTGAACTGCGTGAATCCGGTGATCGGCGAAACGGCGCTGCTGTCCGAGTTCATGGGTGTCGAGGATACGCCGCAGAATCGGCAGAAGTTTCTGGCGGGGATTCCGCTCGGACGGTTTTCAACGCCGCAGGATGTTGCCAATGCGGCGCTGTATCTGGCTTCCGATGAAGCGGAGTTCATTACCGGCGTGTGCCTCGAAGTAGATGGGGGGCGCTGCGTATAG
- a CDS encoding aldehyde dehydrogenase family protein, whose protein sequence is MEEARHFIGGEWCATSGGESIAVLDPSDGQPFTRIARGTEADIDTAVHAARRAFEGAWGALSAAERGRVLYRLSLLVAARQEDLAQLEARDTGKPLKQARADAAALTRYFEFYAGAADKLHGETLPYQFGYTVLTIREPHGVTAHIVPWNYPMQIFGRSVGAALAAGNACVVKPAEDACLSVLRVAELAAEAGLPPGALNIVTGYGHEAGAALARHPGIDHVSFTGSPDTGKLVTQMAAENHVPVTLELGGKSPQIVFADADLDAALPVLISAIVQNAGQTCSAGSRVLIDKAIYEPLLDRLSSAFQALRVGPSKADLDCGPLISAKQQQRVWDFLSDAQHDGIAMAAHGEVIPEAPESGFYQAPTLLRDVPASHRLARDEVFGPVLAAMSFRDEDEALALANGTQYGLVTGIWTRDGARQMRLARRVRSGQVFINNYGAGGGVELPFGGVKHSGHGREKGFEALYGFTVLKTIAIRHG, encoded by the coding sequence ATGGAAGAAGCCCGGCATTTCATCGGCGGCGAGTGGTGCGCCACTTCCGGCGGCGAATCGATCGCCGTACTCGATCCCTCGGACGGCCAGCCGTTCACGCGCATCGCGCGCGGCACCGAGGCCGATATCGACACCGCCGTGCACGCGGCGCGCCGCGCGTTCGAAGGTGCGTGGGGCGCGCTGAGCGCCGCCGAGCGCGGCCGCGTGCTGTACCGGCTATCGCTGCTGGTGGCCGCGCGCCAGGAGGACCTCGCGCAGCTCGAAGCGCGCGACACCGGCAAGCCGCTCAAGCAGGCGCGCGCCGACGCCGCCGCGCTCACCCGCTATTTCGAGTTCTACGCCGGCGCGGCCGACAAGCTGCACGGCGAAACCCTGCCCTACCAGTTCGGCTACACGGTGCTGACGATCCGTGAGCCGCACGGCGTGACCGCGCACATCGTGCCGTGGAACTATCCGATGCAGATTTTCGGGCGCAGCGTCGGCGCGGCGCTCGCGGCCGGCAACGCATGCGTCGTCAAGCCGGCCGAGGACGCGTGTCTCTCGGTGCTGCGCGTCGCCGAACTCGCCGCCGAAGCCGGCCTGCCGCCGGGCGCGCTAAACATCGTCACCGGCTATGGACACGAAGCGGGCGCAGCGCTCGCGCGTCATCCGGGTATCGATCACGTGTCGTTCACGGGGTCACCCGATACCGGCAAGCTCGTCACGCAGATGGCAGCTGAAAACCACGTGCCAGTCACGCTCGAACTCGGCGGCAAGTCGCCGCAAATCGTGTTCGCCGACGCCGATCTCGACGCGGCGCTGCCGGTGCTGATCTCCGCGATCGTGCAGAACGCCGGGCAAACCTGCTCGGCGGGCAGCCGCGTGCTGATCGACAAGGCGATTTACGAGCCGCTGCTCGACAGGCTCAGCAGCGCATTCCAGGCGCTGCGCGTCGGGCCGTCGAAGGCCGATCTCGACTGCGGACCGCTGATCAGCGCGAAACAGCAGCAGCGCGTATGGGACTTCCTGTCCGATGCGCAACACGACGGCATCGCGATGGCCGCGCACGGCGAAGTGATTCCCGAAGCACCCGAAAGCGGCTTCTATCAGGCTCCGACCTTGCTGCGCGACGTACCCGCAAGCCACCGGCTCGCGCGCGACGAAGTGTTCGGCCCGGTGCTCGCCGCGATGTCGTTCCGCGACGAAGACGAAGCGCTCGCGCTCGCGAACGGCACGCAATACGGGCTTGTCACCGGTATCTGGACACGCGACGGCGCGCGCCAGATGCGGCTCGCGCGACGCGTGCGCTCGGGCCAGGTGTTCATCAACAACTATGGCGCGGGCGGCGGCGTCGAGTTGCCGTTCGGCGGCGTCAAGCATTCGGGGCATGGTCGCGAGAAAGGCTTCGAGGCGCTGTATGGCTTTACGGTGCTGAAGACGATTGCGATCCGGCACGGTTAG
- the ppa gene encoding inorganic diphosphatase encodes MSFNHVPAGKDLPQDFNVIIEIPAQSDPVKYEADKDLGLLVVDRFIGTGMRYPANYGFIPQTLSGDGDPVDVLVITPFPLLAGSVVRARALGMLQMTDESGVDAKLIAVPHDKVCPMTADLKSVDDVPAYLKDQIKHFFEQYKALEKGKWVKVDGWAGLDAAHKEISEGVANYKK; translated from the coding sequence ATGAGCTTCAATCACGTTCCCGCAGGCAAAGACCTTCCGCAAGATTTCAACGTCATCATCGAAATCCCGGCGCAAAGCGACCCGGTGAAGTACGAAGCCGACAAGGATCTGGGCCTGCTCGTCGTCGACCGATTCATCGGCACCGGCATGCGCTATCCGGCCAACTACGGCTTCATTCCGCAGACGCTGTCGGGCGACGGCGACCCGGTCGACGTGCTGGTGATCACGCCGTTCCCGCTGCTCGCTGGCTCGGTGGTGCGCGCCCGCGCGCTCGGCATGCTGCAGATGACCGACGAATCGGGCGTCGACGCAAAGCTGATCGCCGTCCCGCATGACAAGGTTTGCCCGATGACGGCGGACCTGAAGTCGGTCGACGATGTGCCGGCTTATCTGAAGGACCAGATCAAGCATTTCTTCGAGCAGTACAAGGCGCTCGAGAAGGGCAAGTGGGTGAAGGTCGACGGTTGGGCGGGGCTCGACGCCGCGCACAAGGAAATCAGCGAAGGCGTGGCGAACTACAAGAAGTGA